In Quercus lobata isolate SW786 chromosome 12, ValleyOak3.0 Primary Assembly, whole genome shotgun sequence, a genomic segment contains:
- the LOC115972384 gene encoding phosphopantothenate--cysteine ligase 2-like, with amino-acid sequence MDITNGLGVPQETLDAEIKSFFESAPPLKNSDDIGEKLKKFIERNSLSLGNGEARRVVCVTSGGTTVPLEQRCVRYIDNFSSGHRGATSTEYFIKAGYAVIFLYRRGSYQPYCRSLPEDPLLECFEYTDESSIRVRESHSEAVKKAISEHHAAVAEGFLLKLPFTTIFEYLQILQMVATSLRSLGAHAMFYLAAAVSDFYVPWKSMAEHKIQSASGPLDMRLVQVPKMLSVLRKDWAPMAFCISFKLETDIKILLEKADISLKKYKMHMVVANELLTRKDEVVVVTSNEKISVRRDKTQVGDVVENPLIRVIVERHSTYVEKPDI; translated from the exons ATGGATATAACAAATGGACTGGGAGTTCCACAAGAAACACTGGATGCAgaaatcaaatcattttttgAATCAGCTCCTCCTCTAAAAAACAGTGATGATATCGgtgaaaaattgaagaaattcaTCGAGAGGAATTCGTTATCACTAG GAAATGGAGAAGCTAGGAGAGTTGTGTGTGTGACATCCGGTGGTACGACCGTTCCTTTGGAGCAACGTTGTGTGCGCTACATTGACAACTTCAGCTCGGGCCATAGAGGGGCAACATCCACGGA GTATTTTATAAAGGCCGGATATGCAGTTATCTTTTTATATAGGAG GGGATCCTACCAGCCATACTGTAGATCTCTTCCTGAGGATCCCTTACTTGAATGTTTTGAATACACTGATGAGTCTAGTATACGAG TGCGCGAGTCACATTCTGAAGCAGTGAAGAAGGCTATTTCTGAGCATCATGCT GCAGTAGCAGAAGGCTTCTTGTTAAAACTTCCCTTTACAACCATATTTGAGTATCTTCAG ATATTGCAGATGGTTGCAACTTCATTGAGGAGTCTTGGGGCACATGCAATGTTTTATCTTGCAGCTGCAGTTTCTGACTTTTATGTTCCTTGGAAGAGCATG GCAGAACACAAAATACAATCAGCATCTGGTCCTCTGGATATGCGACTTGTTCAAGTGCCAAAGATGCTCTCGGTATTGAGGAAAGATTGGGCTCCAATGGCTTTCTGCATATCTTTCAAG CTAGAGACTGATATAAAAATACTTTTGGAGAAGGCTGATATATCTCTTAAAAAGTACAAGATGCATATGGTTGTGGCAAATGAGCTTTTAACTCGCAAAGATGAGGTTGTAGTTGTTACAAGCAATGAAAAGATATCAGTTCGCCGTGACAAGACTCAAGTTGGTGATGTTGTGGAGAATCCCCTGATTAGAGTTATTGTGGAGAGACATTCAACTTATGTTGAGAAGCCGGATATATGA
- the LOC115972385 gene encoding uncharacterized protein LOC115972385 gives MSNLRTICRPYTVFSSIISCRQRQRARPRVSLPNPNYGPQFSSAWFDSLGLNSNGAEPWFRVNQRRTMVHACNWSDQKSPYETLELERDADEEQIKLAYRRLAKFYHPDVYDGRGTLEEGETAEARFIKIQAAYELLGDDEKRRKYDMDNRVNPMKASQAWMEWLMKKRKAFDQRGDMAIAAWAEQQQREMSLRARRLARSKVDPEEEKRILAREKKASQEYFSSTLKRHTLVLKKRDLMRKKAEEEKKKVISQLLAAEGLELETDDDEAL, from the exons ATGAGCAATCTGAGAACAATATGTAGGCCGTACACGGTGTTCTCCTCCATCATTTCTTGCAGACAGAGACAGCGAGCACGACCTAGGGTTTCCCTTCCAAACCCTAATTACGGGCCTCAATTCTCCTCTGCCTGGTTCGATTCCTTGGGCTTGAATTCCAATGGTGCTGAGCCCTGGTTTCGTGTCAACCAGAGGAGGACCATGGTTCACGCTTGCAATTGGTCCGATCAGAAATCTCCCTACGAAACTCTCG AGTTAGAGAGAGATGCTGATGAGGAGCAAATAAAGTTGGCTTACAGACGCTTGGCCAAATTTTATCATCCAGATG TTTATGACGGTAGAGGGACTCTTGAGGAAGGAGAAACAGCTGAAGCTAGATTTATTAAGATTCAAGCTGCTTATGAGTTGCTCGGAGATGATGAGAAGCGGAGGAAATATGATATGGATAACCGGGTCAACCCAATGAAA GCATCTCAAGCATGGATGGAGTGGCttatgaaaaagagaaaagcttTTGATCAGCGGGGTGATATGGCCATTGCAGCTTGGGCTGAGCAGCAGCAGCGTGAAATGAGTCTTCGTGCTCGCCGTCTTGCTCGTTCAAAG GTTGACCctgaagaagagaaaagaattcTGGCCAGAGAAAAAAAGGCATCCCAGGAGTATTTCTCCAGCACCCTTAAACGGCATACACTTGTCCTAAAGAAAAGGGATTTGATGCGAAAGAAAgcagaagaagagaagaaaaaggtaATCAGTCAACTTTTAGCTGCAGAGGGTCTTGAACTTGAGACAGATGATGATGAGGCCCTGTAG